In one Rhizobium leguminosarum genomic region, the following are encoded:
- a CDS encoding ABC transporter ATP-binding protein produces MTEPLIDIRNLEIAYGGGHMRAVRGVSFALGQEKLGIVGESGSGKSTVGRAIMKLLPPTAIVRAERMAFRDVDLLKADERRMMTIRGRRIGLILQDPKYSLNPVMRIGEQIAETYSFHHPKVSKAKTHAQALDMLEAVQIRDAKRVARLYPHEISGGMGQRVMIAMMLIAEPEVLIADEPTSALDVTVRLEILALLDELVARRNLGLIFISHDLNLIRNFCDRVLIMYAGRVVEVLEARDLDKARHPYTQGLLASLPTIDNPPSRLPILKRDPAWLDDLALEPPR; encoded by the coding sequence ATGACAGAGCCCCTGATCGATATTCGTAACCTCGAAATCGCCTATGGCGGCGGGCACATGCGCGCGGTGCGGGGCGTCAGTTTTGCACTCGGGCAGGAAAAACTCGGCATCGTCGGCGAGTCCGGATCGGGAAAATCGACCGTCGGCCGGGCGATCATGAAGCTGCTGCCGCCGACCGCGATCGTCCGAGCCGAGCGGATGGCTTTTCGCGACGTCGACCTCCTCAAGGCAGACGAGCGGAGGATGATGACGATCAGGGGGCGGCGGATCGGCCTGATCCTGCAGGACCCGAAATATTCGCTCAATCCGGTCATGCGGATCGGCGAACAGATCGCCGAAACCTACAGCTTCCATCATCCAAAGGTCAGCAAGGCAAAAACCCACGCCCAAGCACTCGACATGCTCGAAGCCGTCCAGATCCGCGATGCCAAGCGTGTCGCCCGCCTCTATCCGCACGAGATATCGGGCGGTATGGGCCAGCGTGTGATGATCGCCATGATGCTGATTGCCGAGCCCGAAGTGCTGATCGCCGACGAGCCGACATCGGCGCTCGACGTGACGGTCAGGCTTGAAATCCTGGCCCTGCTCGACGAACTCGTCGCACGCCGCAATCTCGGCCTGATCTTCATCAGTCACGATCTCAATCTCATCAGGAATTTCTGCGACCGCGTCCTCATCATGTATGCCGGCCGCGTCGTGGAGGTGCTCGAGGCGCGCGATCTCGACAAGGCCAGACATCCCTATACCCAGGGGTTGCTGGCATCCCTGCCGACGATCGACAATCCCCCTTCCCGGCTGCCGATCCTGAAGCGGGATCCCGCCTGGCTTGACGACCTCGCACTGGAGCCGCCGCGGTGA
- a CDS encoding ABC transporter permease: MTISTENANSANAGGFRKWLLAPEPQGWFQSSTQQIHQGWLKFSLHPLGLAGLFIVVLLSVVATAAPLLTSYDPIVQDMAGRLAPPSAAHLLGTDNFGRDVFARVIYGARTTLYIIMLVTIIVAPLGLLIGTVSSYFSGIVDEILMRITDIFLSFPGLVLALGFAAALGPGITNAIIAISLTAWPPIARLARAETLSLRKADYIAAVRLQGATSLAIIIRHILPMCIPSVIVRVTLNMAGIIITAAGLGFLGLGAQPPWPEWGSMAASGREFMLDSPWVIAAPGIAIALVSLAFNLVGDALRDVLDPRGSE, encoded by the coding sequence ATGACGATCTCCACCGAAAACGCAAACAGCGCCAATGCCGGCGGCTTTCGCAAGTGGCTGCTGGCGCCGGAGCCTCAGGGCTGGTTTCAGTCGTCGACGCAGCAGATCCATCAGGGCTGGCTTAAGTTCAGCCTGCACCCGCTTGGCCTGGCAGGCCTCTTCATCGTCGTGCTCTTGAGTGTGGTGGCGACGGCAGCCCCTCTGCTGACAAGCTACGATCCGATCGTGCAGGATATGGCCGGGCGGCTGGCGCCGCCCTCGGCAGCTCATCTTCTCGGTACCGACAATTTCGGCCGCGACGTCTTTGCTCGGGTGATCTACGGCGCCCGCACAACCCTCTACATCATCATGCTGGTGACGATCATCGTTGCACCGCTCGGCCTGCTGATCGGCACCGTCTCAAGCTATTTCAGCGGCATCGTCGATGAAATCCTCATGCGCATTACCGATATTTTCCTGTCTTTCCCTGGGTTGGTGCTGGCGCTGGGTTTTGCCGCAGCGCTCGGCCCCGGCATCACCAACGCGATCATCGCGATCTCGCTGACGGCCTGGCCGCCGATCGCCCGCCTGGCACGCGCCGAGACGCTCAGCCTTCGCAAGGCGGATTATATTGCCGCCGTGCGGCTGCAGGGCGCGACATCACTTGCGATCATCATCCGCCACATCCTGCCGATGTGCATCCCCTCGGTGATCGTCCGTGTCACCCTCAACATGGCCGGCATCATCATCACTGCCGCCGGTCTCGGCTTTCTCGGCCTCGGTGCGCAGCCGCCCTGGCCGGAATGGGGCTCGATGGCCGCCAGCGGCCGTGAATTCATGCTCGATAGCCCGTGGGTGATCGCCGCGCCCGGCATTGCCATTGCGCTCGTCAGCCTCGCCTTTAACCTCGTCGGCGATGCGCTTCGCGATGTTCTTGATCCAAGAGGTTCGGAATGA
- a CDS encoding ABC transporter permease, with amino-acid sequence MASADLTSKQESSRHSQAGGFADAAPHPLTSLLRRLTGRVVAVVTTLLGLLFLTFSMGRLLPADPVLSITGPEVSKEVYDRVYNELGLGQPIWMQFLSYVGKIATGDLGTSATTGQPILTDLMMIFPATIELAIIAMIIGAIIGIPLGVTAAVRRGTIIDHIARIIALAGHSIPIFWTGLMALFVFYAKLKLVGASGRIDVFYEGLVTPMTGFLLIDAAIQQQWEVFQNAVGHIILPASILGYYSVAYISRMSRSFMLEQLSQEYIITARAKGLGTRKVVWRHAFRNIRVQLLTILALTFGGLLEGAVLIETVFGWPGLGQYLTRGLQMNDMNVVMGSVLTIGAVFLTINILSDFLYRILDPRTR; translated from the coding sequence GTGGCGAGCGCCGATCTGACATCGAAGCAGGAGAGCAGCCGTCATTCTCAGGCGGGCGGGTTTGCCGATGCGGCCCCGCACCCCTTGACGAGCCTGCTTCGACGTCTGACGGGGCGCGTGGTGGCTGTTGTCACCACGCTGCTCGGCCTGCTCTTCCTGACCTTTTCGATGGGTCGCCTGCTTCCCGCCGACCCGGTACTATCAATCACCGGGCCGGAAGTCAGCAAGGAGGTTTATGATCGGGTCTATAACGAGTTGGGGCTTGGGCAACCGATCTGGATGCAGTTCCTATCTTATGTCGGGAAGATCGCCACAGGCGACCTCGGCACGTCGGCGACGACCGGCCAGCCGATCCTCACCGATCTCATGATGATCTTTCCCGCGACGATCGAGCTTGCGATCATCGCCATGATCATCGGCGCCATTATCGGCATTCCCTTGGGCGTCACGGCTGCCGTCAGACGCGGAACGATCATCGATCACATTGCCCGGATCATCGCCCTCGCCGGCCACTCCATCCCGATTTTCTGGACCGGGCTGATGGCGCTCTTTGTCTTCTACGCCAAGCTCAAGCTGGTCGGCGCATCGGGCCGGATCGACGTCTTCTACGAGGGCCTCGTCACGCCGATGACCGGCTTTCTCCTGATCGACGCGGCAATCCAGCAGCAATGGGAAGTGTTTCAGAATGCGGTCGGCCACATCATCCTGCCGGCGTCAATCCTCGGCTATTATTCCGTCGCCTATATCAGCCGCATGTCACGAAGCTTCATGCTGGAGCAGCTCAGCCAGGAATATATCATCACTGCGCGGGCAAAGGGGCTCGGCACCCGCAAGGTCGTCTGGCGCCATGCGTTCAGGAACATTCGCGTGCAGCTCCTGACGATCCTGGCGCTGACCTTCGGCGGGCTGCTCGAGGGCGCGGTGCTGATCGAGACGGTCTTCGGCTGGCCCGGGCTCGGCCAATATCTCACCCGCGGGCTGCAGATGAACGACATGAACGTCGTGATGGGTTCGGTGCTGACGATCGGCGCCGTCTTCCTGACCATCAATATCCTGTCGGACTTCCTCTATCGCATTCTTGATCCGAGAACACGGTGA
- a CDS encoding ABC transporter substrate-binding protein, which translates to MLKQLLTTIAITGALVTTQPAFAASPPNMLVIGTNLTGIRTLDPAQNNARTVSELISNLYDNLVQLSSDDLKTLKPMLATQWSVSPDGKIITLTLRDDAVFQSGNKVTAEDAAWSIQRVIKMGQVGSTDVALWGFTPDNVEKLVRAKDEHTLEIELPQTVNTDLVLYSLAGSSIGIVDKKTVLSHEANADFGGAWLSANSAGSGPFSLAQWRPNDVAIFNAQPKYWGGKPAMARVVARHIPESGNLRLQLEAGDVDVGQYVASGDLDALATKKDMVIENVPGLGFYYIALNQKDPDLQKPKVREAFQHAFDWKAISGNIMRYTGFPWQSMIPRGMIGAPEQADVRYDYDPAKAKQLLAEAGYPNGLKKVLNPSGAATLPFAEALQASARAAGLDLDLVPGEFTPAFRERKFEVLLGNSGARLPDPFAVATQYAFNPDNSDEARLGSYYLWRTGMKMDDLNSLIDQSMKERDTAKRTDIFKKMDGIYADMAAPLVIFFQRTDPYVMRANVKGYHGHTTWSTRWHDVTKE; encoded by the coding sequence ATGCTGAAACAGCTACTGACAACGATCGCAATTACCGGTGCCCTAGTAACGACGCAGCCTGCCTTCGCGGCATCGCCGCCCAATATGCTGGTGATCGGCACCAATCTCACCGGTATCCGGACGCTCGATCCGGCCCAGAATAACGCGCGCACGGTTTCCGAACTGATTTCCAATCTTTACGACAACCTCGTGCAGCTATCGTCGGATGACCTCAAGACGCTGAAGCCGATGCTTGCGACGCAATGGAGCGTCTCGCCAGACGGCAAGATCATCACGCTCACCTTGCGCGACGACGCCGTTTTCCAGAGCGGCAACAAGGTGACTGCCGAGGATGCGGCCTGGTCGATCCAGCGCGTCATCAAGATGGGCCAGGTCGGCTCCACCGACGTCGCGCTCTGGGGCTTCACACCAGACAATGTCGAAAAGCTCGTTCGGGCCAAGGACGAGCATACGCTGGAGATCGAACTGCCGCAGACCGTGAATACCGATCTGGTGCTCTATTCGCTGGCCGGCTCGTCGATCGGCATCGTCGACAAGAAGACGGTGCTGTCGCATGAGGCGAACGCCGATTTCGGCGGCGCCTGGCTTTCGGCCAATTCCGCCGGCAGCGGGCCGTTCAGCCTGGCGCAATGGCGGCCGAACGACGTGGCGATCTTTAATGCACAACCGAAATATTGGGGCGGCAAGCCGGCCATGGCCCGCGTCGTCGCCCGCCACATCCCGGAATCCGGCAATCTCCGGCTGCAGCTCGAAGCGGGCGACGTCGATGTCGGCCAGTATGTGGCAAGCGGCGATCTCGATGCGCTCGCCACCAAGAAGGATATGGTGATCGAGAACGTCCCGGGTCTCGGTTTTTATTACATCGCCCTCAACCAGAAAGACCCGGACCTGCAAAAGCCGAAGGTCCGCGAGGCCTTCCAGCACGCCTTCGACTGGAAGGCGATCTCCGGCAACATCATGCGGTATACGGGCTTTCCCTGGCAGTCGATGATCCCGCGCGGCATGATCGGCGCTCCCGAGCAGGCTGACGTCCGCTATGATTACGATCCCGCCAAAGCCAAGCAGCTGCTGGCGGAGGCCGGATATCCCAACGGCTTGAAGAAGGTGCTCAATCCGTCGGGGGCCGCGACCTTGCCCTTCGCCGAAGCACTGCAGGCAAGCGCCCGGGCCGCAGGGCTCGATCTCGATCTCGTGCCCGGCGAGTTCACGCCCGCCTTCCGCGAGCGCAAATTCGAAGTGCTGCTCGGCAATTCCGGCGCCCGCCTTCCCGATCCCTTCGCCGTCGCCACACAATATGCCTTCAACCCCGACAATAGCGACGAGGCGCGGCTCGGCAGCTATTATCTCTGGCGCACAGGCATGAAGATGGACGACCTCAATTCGCTCATCGATCAATCGATGAAGGAGCGCGATACGGCCAAGCGCACCGATATCTTCAAGAAGATGGATGGCATTTACGCCGACATGGCCGCCCCGCTCGTCATCTTCTTCCAGCGAACCGACCCCTATGTCATGCGCGCCAACGTCAAAGGCTATCACGGGCATACGACCTGGTCGACGCGCTGGCATGACGTGACCAAGGAGTAG
- a CDS encoding dihydrodipicolinate synthase family protein, translated as MSIAIMRKALTGVSGVPVTAYDGKGEVEPAITAKVYARVAAAGIHNIVAAGNTGEFYALTPQEIRIVHEAAVSGVSGRAPVTAAIGRSLREAIDMARDAASIGASAVMSHQPVDPFAAPSAQIGYFCNLADASTLPLIAYVRAEGFGVDDIVRLANHGNIAGIKFATTDLMLLSRAIPAADPAGALFVCGLAESWAPTFTAAGARGFTSGLVNVAPQLSLAVHAALEQGDFAAARAIVDRLEPFERMRTKFRNGANVTVVKEAVTYSGLDVGPVRVPGLPLLDQNDREELHRLLRGWEADGTIQIDPDRQQSAKAAG; from the coding sequence ATGAGCATCGCGATCATGCGCAAGGCGCTTACCGGCGTGTCGGGCGTTCCCGTCACGGCCTATGACGGCAAAGGCGAAGTCGAACCTGCGATCACGGCCAAGGTCTATGCGCGAGTGGCGGCAGCGGGCATTCACAACATCGTCGCTGCCGGCAATACCGGCGAGTTTTACGCCCTGACCCCGCAAGAGATCCGGATCGTCCACGAGGCAGCGGTTTCAGGCGTTAGCGGCCGGGCGCCGGTGACTGCGGCCATCGGCCGCTCGCTGCGCGAGGCGATCGACATGGCGAGGGATGCGGCTTCGATCGGCGCCTCCGCCGTCATGTCGCATCAACCCGTCGATCCTTTCGCAGCACCATCGGCCCAGATCGGCTATTTCTGCAATCTTGCGGATGCTTCCACCCTGCCGCTCATCGCCTATGTCAGAGCCGAGGGTTTCGGTGTCGACGATATCGTCCGTCTCGCCAACCACGGCAATATTGCCGGCATCAAGTTTGCGACGACGGATCTGATGCTGCTGTCGAGAGCGATCCCCGCAGCCGATCCGGCCGGGGCGCTGTTCGTCTGCGGTCTGGCGGAAAGCTGGGCCCCGACATTTACCGCGGCCGGCGCGCGCGGCTTCACCTCAGGCCTCGTCAACGTTGCGCCGCAGCTTTCGCTTGCCGTCCATGCCGCGCTCGAACAAGGCGATTTCGCCGCGGCACGGGCGATCGTCGACCGGCTCGAACCATTCGAGCGGATGCGGACCAAATTCCGCAACGGTGCGAACGTGACGGTCGTCAAAGAAGCCGTCACCTATTCCGGCCTCGATGTCGGTCCCGTGCGCGTGCCGGGATTGCCGCTGCTCGACCAAAATGATCGCGAGGAACTTCATCGGTTGCTTCGAGGCTGGGAGGCCGACGGCACCATTCAAATTGATCCGGACCGGCAGCAATCTGCCAAGGCGGCCGGCTGA
- a CDS encoding SMP-30/gluconolactonase/LRE family protein produces MTAPRIVRPQVRSVVEQSLTVGESPVWDDETGTLWLVDILASAVVRLSSQGKIDRFDMPAAIGSLGLCRDNRIVVGLQTGVHLFDPVSGKIEFLCDPVGRDMNGRLNDGKVGPDGHFWVGSISEAKPQVNDAALFRVGVDGSTRTVATGLTSSNGLAWSPDGRRMYHSDSRQCFLQAFDFDLETGSLGEGRRLRSFTEDEGRPDGAATDRDGFYWSAGVSAGRLNRISPEGEIVEIYILPVAAPTMPCFGGPDLSTLFVTSLSTDRSGRFEAGMVIAFDVDAEGMPPYRFG; encoded by the coding sequence ATGACAGCGCCTCGGATCGTCCGCCCGCAAGTTCGTTCCGTGGTCGAGCAATCGCTGACGGTCGGTGAATCGCCAGTATGGGACGATGAGACCGGCACGCTGTGGCTGGTCGATATCCTGGCGTCGGCGGTCGTCCGGCTTTCCTCGCAAGGAAAGATCGACCGCTTCGACATGCCGGCGGCGATCGGCAGCCTCGGGCTGTGCCGCGACAACAGGATCGTCGTTGGCCTCCAGACGGGTGTCCATCTCTTCGATCCCGTCTCGGGAAAAATCGAGTTTCTCTGCGACCCGGTCGGGCGCGATATGAATGGCCGCCTCAACGATGGCAAGGTCGGCCCCGACGGCCACTTCTGGGTCGGCTCCATCAGCGAAGCCAAGCCGCAGGTAAATGACGCAGCACTTTTCCGCGTCGGCGTCGATGGCAGCACGCGCACTGTCGCAACGGGCCTGACGAGCTCCAACGGACTCGCCTGGTCGCCGGACGGAAGGCGGATGTATCACTCCGACAGCCGGCAATGTTTCCTGCAGGCATTCGACTTCGATCTTGAGACGGGCAGTCTCGGTGAAGGACGTCGCCTTCGCAGCTTCACCGAAGATGAGGGGCGACCGGACGGGGCGGCAACCGATCGCGACGGGTTTTACTGGAGCGCCGGCGTCTCCGCCGGTCGCCTCAACCGGATATCGCCCGAAGGCGAAATCGTCGAGATTTACATTCTGCCGGTCGCAGCACCGACCATGCCGTGTTTCGGCGGACCCGATCTCAGCACCCTCTTCGTCACCAGCCTGTCGACGGACCGCAGCGGACGTTTCGAGGCCGGCATGGTCATCGCCTTTGATGTGGACGCGGAGGGCATGCCGCCCTACCGCTTCGGATGA
- a CDS encoding NAD-dependent epimerase/dehydratase family protein yields the protein MKRIAVTGAAGRVGTLLRPLLRSHVEHVSLIDLQEPAELGGNETFVRADLTKLDEATAALKDIDGVVHLAGIASGIDMNAILHANVLGTYNLYEAARINKIPRVVYASSNHATGFYPRDEIISPLDPMRPDSPYGLSKCWGELVAGLYYDTSGIRSLSIRIGNAGTYPNSERSVAIWISARDLAQLVRIGLSHPLIAATVVYGVSDTDEKWWDNDLATRLGYRPQDRPREHARIEQGSEGPVALAFQGGGFCEINHDGTIRMRDAEGLAKSLEAAE from the coding sequence ATGAAACGGATCGCTGTGACGGGTGCTGCCGGACGTGTAGGAACCCTGCTGCGCCCGCTCCTTCGCTCGCATGTCGAGCACGTCAGCCTGATCGATCTGCAGGAACCGGCTGAGCTCGGCGGAAACGAGACGTTCGTAAGAGCCGACCTTACAAAGCTCGACGAAGCAACGGCTGCGCTGAAGGATATCGACGGCGTCGTTCATCTCGCGGGCATCGCAAGCGGCATCGACATGAACGCCATTCTGCACGCAAATGTGCTTGGAACCTACAACCTTTACGAAGCGGCACGGATCAACAAAATCCCTAGGGTCGTCTATGCATCGAGCAACCATGCGACCGGCTTCTATCCCCGTGACGAAATCATATCGCCGCTCGATCCCATGCGCCCCGACAGCCCTTATGGACTTTCCAAATGCTGGGGCGAACTGGTGGCGGGGCTTTACTACGACACGTCGGGCATTCGCTCCCTTTCCATCCGTATCGGCAATGCCGGCACCTACCCCAACAGCGAGCGTTCGGTTGCGATCTGGATCAGCGCGCGAGATCTCGCGCAACTGGTGCGAATCGGGCTGTCCCACCCGCTGATCGCCGCGACGGTCGTCTACGGCGTTTCCGATACCGACGAGAAATGGTGGGATAACGATCTGGCAACGCGGCTCGGCTACCGGCCACAGGACCGGCCGCGCGAGCACGCCCGCATCGAACAGGGATCCGAAGGACCGGTCGCACTAGCGTTCCAGGGTGGCGGGTTCTGCGAGATCAATCACGACGGCACCATCCGCATGCGTGACGCCGAAGGCTTGGCCAAGAGCCTGGAGGCGGCTGAATGA
- a CDS encoding FadR/GntR family transcriptional regulator, producing MTFAADAVSNRGATRFSDIIYEKIVGMIADGNFPVNERLPSETKLAADFGASRPVVREALERLRADGLVVSRKGSGSYVRQRPDSSMLKMVPVGSLADVQRFFEFRAGLEAEAAELAARNWQPADRERITSALLSIEQCLRNGELGAEEDQALHDAIAMATGNQFHITIREWFRPHFAIGHSVTRSLSLKRTPEQIRSVQDEHAVIVEAIFARRETDAHDAMKKHILNARARMFQGV from the coding sequence ATGACATTCGCGGCCGACGCCGTTTCGAACAGAGGCGCAACGCGCTTCAGCGACATCATCTACGAGAAGATCGTGGGGATGATCGCCGACGGCAATTTTCCGGTGAACGAACGGCTGCCGTCGGAGACGAAGCTTGCCGCCGATTTCGGCGCTTCGAGACCCGTTGTACGCGAAGCGCTCGAACGTTTGAGAGCCGATGGTCTGGTCGTCTCGCGCAAGGGCTCCGGCTCCTATGTCCGGCAAAGACCGGATTCGTCGATGCTGAAAATGGTGCCGGTCGGATCGCTCGCCGATGTCCAGCGGTTTTTCGAATTCCGCGCCGGCCTCGAAGCCGAGGCTGCTGAGCTTGCCGCCCGAAACTGGCAGCCGGCCGACAGGGAACGGATAACGTCAGCGCTTCTTTCGATCGAGCAATGCCTGCGCAACGGTGAGCTTGGCGCCGAGGAGGACCAGGCTCTGCATGATGCAATCGCCATGGCGACCGGCAACCAGTTCCACATTACCATTCGCGAATGGTTCAGGCCGCATTTCGCCATCGGGCATTCCGTGACGCGAAGCTTGAGCCTGAAACGGACGCCGGAGCAGATCCGCAGCGTCCAGGACGAGCACGCGGTGATCGTGGAGGCGATCTTCGCACGGCGGGAAACCGATGCTCACGATGCAATGAAGAAACACATACTGAATGCCCGCGCCCGCATGTTCCAGGGCGTTTGA
- a CDS encoding ABC transporter substrate-binding protein produces the protein MPNEILSRGVTRRAVLGGMAGVAALSVAGRVSAAAGGEAPALAQLVKDGKLPPLAERLPKKPMVVKPFEKVGTYGGSLRRGLRGSSDHNGILRMVGNQSLVRWNLEFTAVEPNLAERWEVSDDATQFTFHLIEGVRWSDGHPFTADDVVFAIEDCVKNTELYSSTPAQLAVAGKPVTVEKIDDHTVKFTFAAANALYLENLATPLGQHPTLFPKHYCSQFLPKYNPNIEADAKKAGVTSWTELFRSRCGDIEIPSRWGNVDKPTLDPWVVKEPYAGGATRVVMARNPYFWQVDTEGNQLPYIDEINFGISQDVESLMLNVISGKIDIQERHISVLANKPTLSKNMEKGDYRLLTLVPSASQQCQIYFNITHKDPAMRKMFADKSFRQALSIGINRPELIDIVYFGQSEPYQAGPRPTHPWYHEKYARQFTEFDADKAGAMLDQAGYKKGGDGFRLRPDGQKVFFSIDVIPTLYPDLVDALELVKTHWAQIGIDMKVNTIERALYYTRGDDNAHDAQVWPGPGGLDPMLDPRDFFAFHPQGSRYAIPWTLWYTSNGARGEEPPESQKKRMKLFDEARSTADLDKRGAVMKQIFDIAAEEFETVGLCLAVGGFGIIRNNLRNVPEKQPDSWSWPNPGPALPQQFTFTS, from the coding sequence ATGCCTAATGAAATACTGTCGCGTGGCGTTACCCGCCGCGCCGTGCTTGGCGGCATGGCCGGTGTCGCAGCGCTATCCGTCGCTGGTCGCGTCTCCGCCGCCGCAGGCGGTGAAGCACCCGCACTTGCACAGCTTGTGAAAGATGGAAAACTGCCGCCGCTCGCCGAACGCCTGCCGAAGAAGCCGATGGTCGTCAAGCCGTTCGAAAAGGTCGGCACCTATGGCGGCTCGCTGCGCCGGGGTCTGCGCGGTTCATCCGACCATAACGGCATTCTGCGCATGGTCGGCAACCAGAGCCTGGTGCGCTGGAACCTCGAGTTTACCGCTGTGGAGCCGAACCTTGCCGAGCGCTGGGAAGTCAGCGACGACGCGACGCAATTCACCTTCCATCTCATCGAAGGCGTGCGCTGGTCCGACGGTCATCCCTTTACGGCCGATGACGTCGTTTTCGCGATCGAAGACTGCGTCAAGAATACCGAGCTCTACAGCTCGACACCGGCGCAGCTTGCTGTCGCCGGCAAGCCGGTGACCGTCGAAAAAATCGACGACCATACGGTTAAGTTCACTTTTGCGGCGGCCAACGCGCTTTACCTGGAAAACCTCGCCACGCCGCTTGGTCAGCATCCGACTCTCTTTCCAAAGCACTACTGCAGCCAGTTCCTGCCGAAATATAATCCCAATATCGAGGCCGATGCGAAGAAAGCCGGCGTTACCAGCTGGACGGAGCTGTTTCGCAGCCGTTGCGGCGACATCGAGATCCCGTCGCGATGGGGCAATGTCGACAAGCCGACGCTCGATCCATGGGTGGTCAAGGAGCCCTATGCCGGCGGCGCGACACGTGTCGTCATGGCCCGCAATCCTTATTTCTGGCAGGTCGATACCGAGGGCAATCAGCTTCCCTACATCGACGAGATCAACTTCGGCATCTCGCAGGACGTCGAATCGCTGATGCTGAATGTCATCTCGGGCAAGATCGACATCCAGGAGCGCCATATCAGCGTGCTTGCCAACAAGCCGACGCTGTCCAAGAACATGGAAAAAGGCGACTATCGACTGCTGACGCTGGTGCCCTCGGCCTCGCAACAATGCCAGATCTATTTCAATATCACCCACAAAGATCCTGCCATGCGCAAGATGTTTGCCGACAAGTCATTCCGGCAGGCGTTGTCGATCGGCATCAATCGCCCGGAGCTCATCGATATCGTCTATTTCGGTCAGAGTGAGCCCTATCAGGCCGGGCCGCGTCCGACCCATCCGTGGTATCACGAGAAATACGCGCGCCAATTCACCGAATTTGACGCCGACAAGGCAGGCGCAATGCTCGATCAGGCCGGCTACAAGAAAGGCGGCGACGGTTTCCGCCTCCGGCCCGACGGCCAGAAGGTGTTCTTCTCGATCGACGTCATTCCGACGCTCTATCCCGATCTGGTCGATGCGCTCGAACTGGTCAAGACGCATTGGGCACAGATCGGCATCGACATGAAGGTCAATACCATCGAGCGGGCGCTTTATTACACCCGCGGCGACGACAATGCCCATGATGCGCAGGTGTGGCCAGGCCCCGGCGGTCTCGATCCGATGCTCGATCCGCGCGATTTCTTCGCCTTCCATCCGCAGGGTTCGCGTTACGCCATTCCGTGGACGCTATGGTACACCTCCAACGGTGCGCGCGGCGAAGAACCCCCGGAAAGCCAGAAGAAGCGCATGAAGCTCTTCGACGAGGCGCGTTCGACGGCCGATCTCGACAAGCGCGGTGCGGTCATGAAGCAGATCTTCGATATCGCCGCGGAGGAATTCGAGACCGTTGGGCTTTGCCTTGCCGTCGGCGGCTTCGGCATCATCCGCAACAATCTCCGGAACGTTCCAGAGAAGCAGCCGGATAGCTGGTCCTGGCCCAATCCGGGGCCTGCGCTGCCGCAGCAATTCACCTTCACGAGCTGA